One part of the Brevinematales bacterium genome encodes these proteins:
- a CDS encoding tetratricopeptide repeat protein — protein sequence MPKGGWIAIGIIVLCLFTFFIGYQLGLVNTPQKAIKDRATELVEKNKRNEAIKVLELGRRELQLVIDAVELDVYRAQIYKNLARQYFMRDMWSLAIENAQKALEFLPTDSNLYFIIGVSIFQLSKVLEDKSKLDDYIRRAEINLEKAVKINPDYFDARYSLALVKIDLGDYKSALEHLNHILMLEPKDVPSLFARARVYYELGELLKSRDDYSKLLEILLPNDPRRKKVLQNIQIIDSQM from the coding sequence ATGCCTAAAGGTGGATGGATTGCAATAGGTATAATAGTATTGTGTCTTTTTACATTTTTTATTGGTTATCAGTTAGGACTTGTTAATACTCCTCAGAAGGCTATTAAAGATAGGGCTACTGAATTGGTTGAGAAGAATAAGAGAAATGAAGCGATAAAAGTATTAGAACTTGGTAGACGTGAGTTGCAACTAGTTATCGATGCCGTTGAATTGGATGTTTATAGGGCACAGATATATAAAAATCTTGCTAGACAGTATTTTATGAGAGATATGTGGTCTTTGGCTATTGAGAATGCTCAGAAGGCCCTTGAGTTTTTACCTACTGATTCTAATCTTTATTTTATCATAGGTGTTTCAATTTTTCAGCTTTCTAAGGTACTTGAGGATAAGAGTAAGTTAGATGATTATATCAGAAGAGCAGAAATAAACCTTGAGAAGGCGGTAAAGATAAATCCTGATTATTTTGATGCTAGATATTCTCTTGCTTTGGTTAAGATTGATTTGGGAGATTATAAGTCTGCTTTGGAGCATCTTAACCATATTCTTATGCTTGAACCAAAAGATGTACCTTCTCTTTTTGCTAGGGCTAGAGTATATTACGAGTTAGGTGAGTTGCTCAAATCTAGAGATGATTACTCAAAACTTCTTGAAATATTGTTACCTAATGATCCTAGGAGGAAGAAGGTTCTACAAAACATACAGATAATTGATAGCCAGATGTAA